The Tenebrio molitor chromosome 7, icTenMoli1.1, whole genome shotgun sequence region aaattatacatatatgtatcgggcgttcaaatgaaatcctgggctgagtaggcgttggaaaaattaaaccgtttagaacaatgtaaagtttgaatttcccgccgtttgacacgaatgacttttgtttatgtttaatcgggacataattgaacatgtttgttttcagcaaagggtgcccttagatatttgcttcgagaataggaatcgttacgttattctatttttgatgtaaaacattgcaaagaaagaaaaaaaaatttttggctctaaattttaggttagctgtcaacatgctccaattaatctacgctttaaaaaagcacaacaattgacggtttccaacgccttcccagcccaggatttcatttgaacgcgcgatatattttgtaaaacgGTGGATGCTCCAAGATATTGTTTCTATGAAAACACCAATATctctgttatttttttatttacatctaATTGAAGGatgaatcaagaaaaaaaaaactgaacgaCTCTACTGCTACcaacaaataacaaaatctGCATGATTTTTGGGTTTgatcagaaaatattttagaacatGTAATTCTAATTCTTATCGctagttaaaaaataattattcagtTCCTGTATGTGCTTTAAAGGAATGACTGAATGAAGCTCAGACGTAACTTTCGCAGACAAAATTTACATTGTTGCAAAAACGAAAAGGTTTCCTGGTTCCTCTTCAGTTTACTTTGATCAGATATATTTCAATTAATTGgttatataaaatttatttttattttgttgtcaCATTAGACATATATCATAATTTCAGTATTTACAAaatagattattattattgtttgacAACAAGAAAATCCGTTCAGTTCAATCGGAGAAACTGACttcagaaatttataattacatacttcctatcccacctccacccggcggcacggcaattttgccggagtacatacactattacggataatactatcaagtaatagtgcagtgcttatcaacataattaccggcgtctcgcctccgcattttgacttttttgtgttttatgttctgtgtcaatgttaaggaatttcctcacgatgtgacatgagtgtaataatatacctttttgaatttcaaccaccaatgtgttctctaagtccaaaatttttaaatttttaaaaagagattggggtactattcctgttgctgaaattataaatggtaaaatcgaaattttttctaaacaccaaagatttctcatagcaacggagagttctaaatatttattaattttatattttttattataatttataaaatattcattacATCTCTTTCAAATTTACGAAAGACTTGGTGAGGGCGAACGCCTACATTTATTCTGTTCGTAGTATATCTGCATTATTTATTGCCTTGTATTGGCttttaaattcttttgttattaaatttgtttgaattcaaaaataagcaATAAGCAAAAAATTGAACGAAACGTGTTGGGTGTGAATGgaattagtaaaaaaaaatacaaatatatGTTGGGCGAAATTGGTGGAAGCGCCAACATACTTTTCTGCAAAAATGACGATATCGTTGTTGTTTCTTGAGCTATATCAAATCTATGAACTGCGTTTTATAGACTTAACAATGAGTAATCAAATGCAAAAAACCGGTGGAGATGCCAGCATatgttttccaaaaattaacaaaatctctataaatgtttctgttaaatcaaatataaaacatGCATTTTCATGATTCAATAAATGCGAATCGAATGCAAAAAAAGTTATGTCGTCCACCATCaaataagaaaacaaatatatcttttgtaaaaatggtggatgcgccaggTTATTTTATTctatgaaaatatgtagtatatcttataagaagcattttgcAGCGCCCACTGAAGGAGAAAGTGATACAAATTGCCTTATAAAGAAATatcatacactattttttctagtttGCACCTTTTAGccaatttttaagtgaaaattaaaaattttcaaatgtggGGAATTTTGTCCTGGTTGGCAACAAATGTCACTTTGTTTGGAagattcaaatttcaattgttattaacaaatgaaaaatgagCGTAGACAAttttgtacagttgcggccgttgaaattaatgtggataatgtttgagtgacatttcgagaaacgtcactttcagtaccatttacaaagccaaaagtttggcgttgtcaaagtgtctgagttttcaacggccgcaactgtacatacccCTCCAGAAATACGAGATTAGGATTAGCatagagtcgattgtgaacgctcCACGGATTACAGTTCACGGATCAGCTGCTTGTTtaaacgcaaaaagtgaggtttataacctcacttcttgcgttgtttgtgtttttactctgcagactgaggagtggtgcgttcacaatcgaccctCAAAGCCAACTTTGAGTATAAATTAACAATTGTATATTCCACAAAAAcaacttaaattaaatttcgttttgttttggcGTTTATTTCGACATTTCATTTTCGTCATGACAACATCAGGAATGCCAaccttgaaaaaataaattgcactAGTTGTTTCGAAACGTGGATTTCTAGTACAGCACGCAAAACGGGTTTTGTTAATAGCTTTCATACagacgcaaagtagaaaaaattgattttaaacaTTTGATTCCAATAATCAAAAGccaaaaaccgaatgattccATGTCATTCTTgcaatattataaattttgtgtgTACCGAAAATTGCGTCTGAGCTTCATTCAGCCGATCACTTTTGACGTTTCTCGTTAGTGGGAACCAATCAGCGACGTGGCTCGCGCCTAGCGAGTAAATCAAATTATGTGGGACTTGTTGActctaataaaatcaaaacagTTTGGAAAATGAACTTTTACATCTGTTTTATTTGATTCGCGGTGTTTACAAGACACTTGAGCACGAAAGAGACGTGCCCTAACCGAAAATTGTTTTGAGCTAGCTCCTGTTAATACCGGAAGAGCTACTCCACTatgaaatcaatattttcaatttagactttaaaagattttcctaaTGAAATGGATCAAAGCCGGGAGAGATGGAGAATTTAGTTTTTTCGCGTATTGTTCGAATTTAATGGGTAATTAAGCAAAGAATAAGCAATACTTAATTACTAACAGTCGGATGTAATAAAATGCGCTTAATTAGTGTTACAAACACGTCCATAAAGGACGACAATTAACGACATTTTCGCTGCATAAAATATGAGACTATTTCAATTAATGTCGGCGTCGTACAcgctcgatttatttttaacacgaGCTGAAGAAGCGCCAAGACCCGCGTCGAGTCCTGGTGAAATTTTTCCGATTTGTGTAGAAGCCCAACTGAACATCGACATCGCGTGGAAATAAAAACGCTTTAATTGAATCTCATATGCAAATAACCTTTTGAATTTAGAACTGCAAGCGGTGCTAACCGAATCATCACATAAAAATTGTTGCCCTCCGTTTTAATGAAGCAAGTGTGATAATCTCATTGGCAAGTGAAAACACATTTTCGCTTTTTTTCACTTGAAAATTCCAAAATCTGGACAAAGGGATCGGAAGTGATGTCGTTAATCAAGTTTGAGATCTGGCACACAAAActacaatttgaaaatatctctttGAGATTTCATTAAAACTTTCTTCTTGCGGCGGATTAGTTTTGCCCCCGATACTCCTACAATATAATTATGGAGGGAAAAAAGTTTCTTTGGCGATGATTAAATTCGCTCGACGACCGAAATTACACATTTagcaaaaacaaattaataacataCGTACACACCGCGACTGATTTAGCACTCCAGCCGCGCTAGGTCTGATTGAAACGGGGTAAAGTTAATCAGTTAGACCGCAGGGGGCGTGCAATACGCTTCTTGCACAAAGGACTATATTCCGACCACATGCATAATCTACCAATTTAAATATCTATGTAACTCTGCTACATTATCGTACGCATCCCGAATATTACAAATTTAGTACCGAGTTGTTTACAACTCCAGAAACAGCCACCACATCAGTTGACAAAACTGAAACTGTGgtgcaaataaattattacatatttatgatTCTTTACGCAATGACTCTGCCAGAACTGTTTTGCAACTTTGTTCTCATACAGGTACcaaccaaacaaaaaataaactagtCGGAGATAATGGAGTAATAATAAGTTTGTAGCAAAGAaaattaaccaataaaatttttataagctcttataataaatttatacttTGTATACCAAcccttgaaaaataaaaacagtaagATTGTTCAGCAGTCAGAGTGGATTTTCGAATTCTCTTGTCTCGATTCAACAATAATCGTTTCCATTCAACGTGCTGATGTTATTTCCACACTAAATATTTAACTTTATTAATATCGGCAACAAAGAGATGCCTTACAGCTACCTTAAAGGTTTACATAGCCACTTTGCATTTCAATAGAATTCCACCATAATTCGCttatgttaattaaaattcacaCTAGAAGACCGCCTAATTGGACAAATTGCGCACACCGTCGAAAAATGTTCTTGTCAATCTACTCAAGACTCTTTTGtcgaagaaaatttaaaacaactcGAGGACCACTCGGTTCTTGCGTAGTTCAAAAGGAAAGAAAATCAAacggaattttttaaatcaaagcCGGTGTCGTTGTTATTGACGTCGGTGCTGACCAAATCTATATTTAGAACGGCACAAATAATCTCTTGTAATTTCATCAAGTTGGGCTGGCGCAAGAGTCCGCGCTAGGACCGGCACTATATTATATTGTTTTAATTGCCAATACGATTTGAACGGAGGGAACGTTTCGAATTGTAGATGAGTGCATTGAAACATAGTTTACCTTTTCCAGATCAGATTTCGAAGCAAAACTACCGGGACCTAATGGATTTTATATGGAAACGCAGCATCTACATATAGCCGGTTGAAGCTAGGCCGACGTCTGTATTGATGTAGAGATTTCGAGATAAAACTTTATGATATATTTTAAGTTTGGGTGGAGAGACGTTTTTACGTAATAAACCGATATTGGTAGATAATACAACCCAAATGAGATTTTATCGGCTCTTGTGCAGCGAGTTCGTCGCTTTTATAAGAATCAGCGCAGTTATTCCGAACACATACTTATCCAACGGTCGAAAACTTTACAGTGTCATGATCACATGGCCAAACTTTTATCtccacaaataaattaaaacgataACTTTGGGAATAATAACCCAATCAATTCCGAAATCATTTCAAATCAAAATAATCGAAGCAAAACTTATCAGTccacaataaaatttattaagtgtTAAGTTTTGCATTTGAATTGCGAGCGAGAAATTTCGTTATCTATGTATATTTCTCTAGTTAGCGCCTCGATACGTTTTGCAATGTAAATTTACAGTTGTTGGCtcatttgaaatgtaaaaattgttccttcgataattatgtaaaattgtaaattttctaaacCGCGTCACTAATATGCTACATAAAATTTCAGATTTGGTAGATTCTCGTTGGAATTTTTCCTCTTAACGTGGAGGGACAAAAATCAAACATCATTCATTAACACACTAACCGCAATACGATGCTAATTTTGTTAAGGCaaggaaatgaaaaaacaCGAATACAAATTAGTTTGAACAAGCTGTAAGACTTCGCCCATCAGATTATTAAATATAACTGACTCTAGTTGCGTGGAGTTACCGTGAAAATTAGTTGCTTTGaaattggtggatgcgccggaacAATCTATAtggtaattaaaattgttccggcgcatccaccagaTTTAAAGGATCGAATTCTAattatttccaaaataatttcattaaacaTGGAGTTGTTTGTGAATGTGTTTATCAGTTTTTGTGCAAGTCGCAAGTTACCTgtcaattgaattaattaaaaaaacagattttttttaccagTTCGTCAGGTTTAGGCGTAAGTAACACTAAATGCGAAACAGAAAATGAAAGCATTATTTCGTGAAAggaaatatacattttttcgcTGAAACAGACTTTTGGTTATTCAAgcgagaaatttaaatgaatcgTTTTCGTAGTATCTTTATCAGCTGTAGAACGACCCCAATTAGAGAGTCTTCagtgtttacaaaattaatattgaaaGAAGTGACAAAATTCGCGCGAATTCACTGATCGTTatccattttaattattaattgagAGATAGAAGCAATTAAGATTTATACGAACTAAACGACTGGTACGCGATGACTTCGgactaatttaattaaattctgacCTCATTGCATTTTACATGAGTTGTTTCAGATCGGAATCGAATTCAATTAATAGGTGAATCACGTCTCGAACTGCTTTATTAATAATCACTAATTAAAAGAGACCAACACATTGTTGACTTGAACTctgtaaacatttaaatttttcttttattgatCTCTCTTCCGGAATAAATCCCGCTGGACTCTAATCCGAATCAGGTGTGCGTGTGACCTCgcatcaacaacaaattattatgTCCGACTGAAGAAAGGCTTTTCCAGGTGGTTGCGCCACTTTTGGACACTCCTGCTACGGAGGAATGGGCAAACGTGCGTCTGAACTGATGGAGAACAATGAAGAAATCCTGCAAGACGTGCAAGGTGAAGAAAATCCCGCTTTCGTCTTCACCGGACCGCGGAGCGAATACAAACCGGAACGACCTCCAAAGCTATCACCCCAGCAATATGACACCATATCACGAGTCATCAGGCAATGGGTAATGCTCACTGAATTCGCACAGTACCAGATTTATTTTCGAATATTTTGCAGATTCAATCTTACAGGGGAGCTCAAGAAATGCGCGAAAACAACATGTAAACAAGTTTAAATGAGTTTAATCAGAACTGAAATTTTGTCCTCTAACATAATGTTTCTAGAGTACATAAAGTAACTACTGTTAAGTAAATGTTGATGAACAAAACACTGTAAAGGCTTATCTTCTTGTAggtttataaaattatgttgaaatgtcaaacgtaCTATTTTCATTGTGATTTTATTGTATatttaaagttaaaaaataaagtgtaATTGGCTGGAacgttttttttacattaactgCCAAGTCTTCAAAAAGTGACACGTTTGAAGTTGGTTGTGGGTTGAAACACGTTTGTCGTTACTTAACCTGCATAACCTAAAATTCAAGTCAGGAGTATGAATAAAATATCAATTCAAACATACGTTCAAAAATACACTGGCTGTCCCAACGGATTAGTTTTTGAACACCCGCTACTACAGTTTTTGAGTGCTTTCGTAAGTATTTTCGTCGCAGTGCCAAGCATCCTGACCCCGATTGATTTTAATCTATCGACAATAATATTTAGGCAAGAGCAAATATTATAGtgttgccgttataactttgtatctgctccgcccatataaattgaccaatgagaatcaaagccagattcaatctgtataatttttcatcacatttgccacataaaaaatttaaggttagaattttgctgtcaagtccaaaattattgttttaggttttaaaaactaaaatgtcattaagcaAATtggaatgtcaaaattttgtttctgtgtaaatcagatcgtcttaacaacctatttgattggtaaataagaaaatgtaatgggcGAGGCAGATAAAAtcttacgttgtccttagtatagtcAAATGAACGTAAAAagttgtttaaaataataatcgcCCCTCCTTACGTTACGCCACTGGCGTAAACATATGACTGTCAGCAGTGTCAGCTGTCACTGACACGAGTCAAAACAAAGGTTAGAATTCAATGAGACTTATCAAATCTAAagctaataaaaatattcatgtGCTAACAATTGTTGATAACCGTAGTTAAACATCATTAAAATAAGATTAACTGAATTGTGCGGTTGTAGAAATTGAATTGGGCATTGTGACCATTCGGATTCTGGTAAgtccaatatttttattgtttttcaatCGTTAACttgttcttttatttattacaaaaacctCTAACCTCAACGTATTTCCCGTTCGATTCTTCATTATTTGATTTGTGTAAACAACAAGAAAGTTTGAGTGGGATATCACAATTTAGCAGATTTtaacacaactttttcgactgTCAAGACGGGGAAAATAAGAGTTCGGGTTTATCTCAAATTTCTTATCAGAGTCGTGACCactttacaaaacaaaaagtgtatTGTAAATGTTTTTATGTAGAACCGCGTTGTAAGTATGGAAAGAACTAGAAGTAGCGACAGTTTGTAAGTTCCCCAAGAGTAGTGGTCTGGAATAATTTTGTCCATTTACAGGTGCGATGACGATATTCTGAGTGTTGTAGACATTCACAATATCGATTGCTACATTACACTCAATGATGTAACAGATGATGAGATAGATGTTTTTGATATGGCTTCGCTCAGTAACTTTATGCTTTTAGGTAAGCATAGGTAcattacttaataaaaatgtaacgtGTGAACTGTAGGACATACGTACAGAACTGACGACCCCACCAACCCCTTCATTGGGGAAGATGATAAGTTGCACAGGTTGTCTCTAGCTTATGAAAGACTGCACACGATACCAAAGCTTCTGCTGCAAGAAGTTGCCCCTGTAGTCAAAATATTAGATATAAGTAACAACGAATTCGAGTGAGTTTGGCTAAGCTGACATAACTTAATGACCGGACTTCAACTTTCTTTGCAGCAATCTGGGCTTTTTAAgcgaatttaaatgtttaacaaCACTTATCTGTGATCATAATCGTGTTAGTTCAAATACAAACATCCCGTACATGCCCACGTTGGAATTGTTTTGGCTCAATCATTGTAAAGTGAGTTGTTCGGtccaaataattttcattttcgtatttttttttttttttttaatattacagGTAACTTCACTGTACCCCTGGGCAAAGAAACTACAAGTATCATGTcctaatttgaaatatttgtcgCTGATGGGGAATCCAGTGGCACCGTCGTACCTAAATGGAGGAAATTTTTACGAATATTTGCAATATAGGTAGCGTAGATTTCAAATAacaaagttaataaaaaaatggcgTAGTAACAGAagttaatgagatttttttcattaaattaatcGCGCTTCTTATCTGCGAACGAGCACCTAACACTGACGtaactgtttttaattttgattgcaACGTTTTTTGCAGATTATTTATGATTTCGCTATTCCCCAAGTTGATTCACTTGGACGACAGGCCAGTCACAATCGATCAACGAAAAGAAGCCGAAAGACTGTACCGCAAGCCGTTAGTCGAACGAATTGTGATGAAAACTCAAGCAACGCTTCCTGAATACTTCAGACAAATTTCTGATGCCGTCTCCGACATTTTGACACCAGCGCCGTCGTTCGCCGAACCGGAAAAAAACGTGATAGTGTAGCGGAACCATTTATTAAGTACTGAATTTACAATTGAACTGATGTAACAGTtttctcactttttcaaatagataggattttcagaaaatgaaatatgaGTAAAAGGAGTAAAATGTTCGAACACGATGATTTCATTCCTGCCTTTCTTCAAGAGTGGGGCCGGTAGGTAGAGAGTTTGTTGGGGTCCTAGATGCATGTAGCGTCCCAAGACGAAACCGTTGACCGTGACAATTCCGCTGTTCCATTCGGACATGTCGACGAAAGTGTCCAAAGGGTCGTCAACGGTAAACTCGACTTTGCAGAGCGAAGTGTTGGTTAAACTGAACTGACCCCAATCAGACAAGGAGTTTGtccatttctttttaaattccaTCGGAAGTATAGTCCAGTTTTTCAGTTCTACGTTGTTCAGATAAACACTCTTGGAGAGACCTTTGAACTGTTGGAACTGTTCCAACCTCCCAAAATTATTCCTTCCCCAATTTTCTACAACGATGTCGACGGTAGCGTTTCTAGCTTCCGGTAGATTTATAGACGGATCTTTTGATCTCCAATACCCAAACCCTCCAAGATCTGCACTACTT contains the following coding sequences:
- the CCHa2 gene encoding uncharacterized protein CCHa2; the encoded protein is MNCWSSVVVLLAVMAFVLAFHAEAAEAKRGCATFGHSCYGGMGKRASELMENNEEILQDVQGEENPAFVFTGPRSEYKPERPPKLSPQQYDTISRVIRQWIQSYRGAQEMRENNM
- the LOC138135226 gene encoding leucine-rich melanocyte differentiation-associated protein-like is translated as MERTRSSDSLCDDDILSVVDIHNIDCYITLNDVTDDEIDVFDMASLSNFMLLGHTYRTDDPTNPFIGEDDKLHRLSLAYERLHTIPKLLLQEVAPVVKILDISNNEFDNLGFLSEFKCLTTLICDHNRVSSNTNIPYMPTLELFWLNHCKVTSLYPWAKKLQVSCPNLKYLSLMGNPVAPSYLNGGNFYEYLQYRLFMISLFPKLIHLDDRPVTIDQRKEAERLYRKPLVERIVMKTQATLPEYFRQISDAVSDILTPAPSFAEPEKNVIV